CGTCCACTGCCGCTGCTCCTCCGACCTGGAGGCGGCGGAGGGGGATTTCACCACAGAGGAAGCCTTCAAACTCATCGACGACATCTGCGAGCTTTCAAAGCCCGTGATGGTTCTCTCCGGCGGCGAGCCGCTGCTTCGGAAGGATATCTTCGAGATAGCGAAGTACGGCACCGGCAAGGGCCTTCGCATGTGCATGGCCACCAATGGCGTCCTCGTCACCGACGAGGTATGCGAAAAAATGAAGGAAGCCGACATAAAGATGGTCTCCCTCTCCCTCGACGGGCCGAGCGCGGAGGTTCACGACAACTTTCGCGGGAGTCCGGGAGCCTTTGAGGGCACCGTCCGCGCCGCCGGCCTCTTCAAAAAGCACGGCATAAAGTTTCTCGTCAACTCCTCCTTCACCAAGCGAAACCAGCCGTACATAGCCGACACCTTCAGGCTGGCAAAAAGCCTCGGCGCGACGGCGTGGTACATGTTCATGATCGTCCCCACCGGGCGCGGCGAGGAGATCATGAACGAGCTTATCTCCAAGGAGGATTACGAGGAGCTTCTGACGTGGCACTACGAGCAGGAGAAGCACGAGGACCAGATTCTCATGCGGCCCACCTGCGCGCCCCACTACTACCGCATCGTACCGCAGATGGCGAAGAAGGAAGGGGTCAAGTTCGAGCGCCGCTCGCTGACCTTCTCCACCGGGGGAGGAAAGGGGTGCATCGCCGCCCAGACCATCTGCCTCATAGACTGCTTCGGCAACGTAAAGCCCTGCAGCTATTTCCCGATGTCGGCGGGCAACGTCAAGACCGAGAAGTTCAAGGATATCTGGGAGAATTCGCCGCTCTTCAAGGACCTTCGCAACTTCAAATCCTACAAGGGCAAGTGCGGCGAGTGCGAATTCATCAACGTCTGCGGAGGGTGCAGGGCGAGAGCCTACGCCGTCTCCGGGGATTATCTTGCGGAAGAACCTTTCTGCGACTACGTTCCCGTCAGAATGAACAGGGAAAAGTAAAAGGAGAATTTATGAGCCGTAGCGATAGATTTCTGAAAGCGTGCAGAGGGGAGCCGGTAGACACCACCCCCGTATGGATAATGCGCCAGGCCGGGCGTTACATGAAGGAGTACCGCGACGTGCGCGAGAAGTACACCTTCCTCGAAGTCTGCCACATCCCCGAGGTGGCCTGCGAAGTCACCCTCCAGCCCCTCGACAGGCTGAACGTGGACGCGGCGATACTCTTTTCCGACATAATGATTCCCCTCGAAGGGATGGGCTGCAAGGTGGATTTCAACCCCGGCCCGGTGATGGAGCCGATACGCACCCGCGCCGACGTTGACGCGCTTCGCGTCTGCAACCCCGAGGAGGACGTTCCCTTCGTCCTCGACGCGGTGAAGCTGATACGAAAGGAGCTGGGCGGCAAGGTTCCGCTCATCGGCTTTTCCGGCGCTCCCTTCACCCTCGCCGCCTACATGGTCGAAGGCAAGGGCTCCCGCGAGTTCGCCAACTTCAAGAGAATGATGTTCGGCGCTCCCGATCTCTTCAACGACCTGATGGAAAAGGTCTCCGACACCGTAATCGCCTACCTGAACGCTCAGGCGAAGGCGGGCGCTCAGGCCCTCCAGATCTTCGATACCTGGGGTGGCATCCTCTCCCCGGCGGACTACAAAAAGTACGTCCTGCCCCACTCGAAGCGGATAATCGACAGCCTCGACAAATCCGTCCCGGTAATCAACTTCGTCAAGGGCTCCGGTCTCATGCTCGACCACGTCAAGGAGGTCGGCGGCGACGTAATCGGCCTCGACTGGCACATCGACATCGAAAGGGCCATTAAGGAGCTCGGCCCCGATTTCGCCGTGCAGGGGAACATGGACCCCTCCTACATGTTCGCCCCGGTGGAGCTTGCAAAGAAGACCGCGGCCGAGATTACCGAAAAGGGCAAGAAGGCCAAGGGTCACATTTTCAACCTCGGTCACGGCATAATGCCGATGGCGGACGTTGAGACGGCGCGAGCGGTTGTAGAGGCCGTACACGAGGCGGGAGCCCGGTAGCCGAATGGCTGAAAAGCACACGGCATCCGAAGGAATTGATGCTCTTGAAAAACTCTCGAAAGAAGAGCTTGTAAAGATAATTCTGGACGACGCCAAAAACTGGCTCGCCCACGATGGCCTCTGGTTTCAGGCGGTGGAATCGGCGCATGGGATGGAGGCCGCCATACACGCCGATACCGAGGCTTGGCGGAGATTTTCGCCCATCGAAGCCCGGAGGATCATGGATCGCCTTGGCATTAAACCCGGAGGCGGAATCCCGGCGCTTAAGGAATGCCTTCGGCACAGGATGTACGCGAGACTCAACGTTCAGGAGTGCGTGGACACGGACGCGAGCATGGTTTTCCGAATGGTCGAGTGCCGGGTGCAGTCCGCGAGGGCGCGAAAGGGACTGGAGCCCTTCCCCTGCAAAGCGGTTGGCATCGTTGAATACTCCGAGTTCGCGAAAGCCGTCGATCCCAGGCTGAGGGCCAAATGCGTCGCCTGCCCGCCCGACAAGGGCGAAAGGGACTTCATGTGCGCATGGGAGTTCATTTTGGAGTAACACTTCCCTGCCCGAGCAGGGCGTTTGCTGGAACAAAAAAGGCCTGCCGGTTTCGGCAGGCCCTTCGTCTTTTCAGTGCGTAGAGCTGTTACTTGTCTTTTTTGGGGAGCTTGACGAGGACGAAGAGGGTGTTTTCGCCGCGCTTGACGAGGAGGAGTATCGAACCTTTGCCGCTCTTTTTGGCTTCGCTTATCTCGTCCTGGAGCTGCTTCATCTTGGAGACTGCGGTCTGGTTGATCTCGATGATGATGTCTCCGCGACGAAGTCCCGCTTCCTGCGCGGCGCTGCCGCCTTCCACGTCGGTTATTACGAGCCCTTCTTTCGTGTCGATGTTGAGGGCTTCGCGAAGTTCCGGCGTTATCTCCTGAACCACCATTCCTATAGTCTGTTTGCCCACTTCCTGAGCGGCGGCGGCCTCGCCCTCCATCTCGCCCAGCGTCGCGGTCAGCTTTTTCTTCTCGCCCTTCCGAAGAATCGTCATCTCCACAACCGCGCCGGGGGCGTGGCTCGCCACCATGAAGGGGAGCTGCTTTGAATTCTTGATCGGCTTGCCGTCGAATTCGAGGATTACGTCTCCGCGCTCAAGACCGGATTTTTGCGCCGGGCCCTTGTCGAGAACGTCCGACACGAGAGCGCCCGCGGGTTCGGTAAGGTTAAGCGAGTCGGCAATCTCCTCGGTAAGGTCCTGAATCATCACGCCCAGCCAGGCGCGGGTGACCTTGCCGCTGGATTTGAGCTGGGAGATTACGGATTTGGCCATGTTTATCGGGATGGCGAAGCCGATTCCGGCGCCCTGAGTGTTTTTCGCGGCGTTTATGCCGATTACGCGCCCCTTGATGTCGAAGAGAGGGCCGCCGGAATTGCCGAAATTGATGTCGGCGTCGGTCTGGAGGAAGCTGTCGTAGGGACCCATGCCGATTATGCGCTCTTTGGCGCTGATAATACCGGCTGTTACCGAGTGGCCGAGGCCGAAGGGGTTGCCGATGGCGAGCACCCAGTCGCCTACGCGCACGGTTTCGCTGTCGCCGGGCTTTACGGGTTTCAGCACGTATTTGCCCGGATCGATCTTCAATACCGCCACGTCTGTCTTCGGATCGGCGCCGACTACCTTGGCCTCGAACTTTTTACCCTCGGAAAGGCGGACTATGACCTCGTCCGCTCCCTCGACGACGTGATTGTTGGTGATGATGTAGCCGCTCTCGTCCCAGATGAAGCCGCTGCCGAGGCTCTGCGTTTTCCGGCTGCCGTTTTCTTCGCCCTGTCCGCCGAAATGCTTGAAAAAATCGTCGCCGAAAAATTCGCGGAAGGGGTCCAGCCTGCCGCCGGGCATGGAGGGCATGCGGAATTTCTCCGTCTTGGTCGTCGAGATGTTGACTACCGAGGGGGTAAGGTTTTCCGCCAGGTCCGCGAAGGAGTCGGGCGCGGGCGCCGCCGAGGCGACGGTGGTGACAAAAAAGGCCGCGGCCACCGCCAGCGCGGTTGAGAGTGTTTTGATCTTCATCTAAAAGACCTCCGGTTTATGGTTCACTCGAAGTTTCCCGTAGAAGAGAAAACTTTCATTGCTGCCCCTTGTCAGGGAGGATATCGGTGTCGACCTCTTCGTCGTCCTCTACGGCGTCTATCCTGTACTTTTCATTCAGCCAGTTGCCGAAATCTAGCATTTTGCAGCGTTCGGAGCAAAAAGGCCTCCAGGAATTTCCTTCCCATTCGACGATTTTTTTACACGCGGGGCATTTGGCTTTCATTTCGTTCCTTCACTGCAACAAGCATCCGTTTGACGGACCCTGATTATACAAGGTTTACCTGTCCGGCCTTTAAAATTCAAGGTTTGGGCGGATTTTCATGGGTGACCGCGATGTCGCCGTCTTTTACCGTTACCGTTATCTTCGCGCCGTCCATAATTTCCTTTGCGATAAGCGCTCTGCCGATGGCGGTTTCCAGGTGGCGCTGGATGAATCTTTGGAGGGGGCGGGCGCCGTAAACCGGGTCGAAACCCTCCTTCGCTATGAAGCGCTTCGCCTCCGGGGCGAGCTCAAGCGTTATCGAACGCTCGGCGAGCCTTCCGCGAAGCCTTCCGGTCATAAGTTCGACGATTTTTTCAATCTCCTCCAGGGTGAGGGGCCGAAAGAGCACCACCTCGTCCAGTCTATTCAGAAACTCGGGGCGGAACTGGCGGCGAAGCTCTCCCATGACGGCGTTTCTCGCCGCTTCGGTTATCTCGCCCTTCGAGTCTATGCCGTCCAAAAGGTAGGTCGAGCCGATGTTGGAGGTCATCGTTATAACCGTGTTCTTGAAATCGACGGTCCTCCCCTGCGCGTCGGTCAGCCTGCCGTCGTCGAGCACCTGCAAAAGGATGTTGAAAACGTCGTGGTGGGCCTTTTCCACCTCGTCGAAGAGGATGACGGAGTAGGGCTTTCTCCTGACCGCCTCGGTGAGTTGCCCGCCCTCCTCGTAGCCGACGTAGCCGGGAGGAGCCCCGACAAGCCTCGATACCGTGTGCTTCTCCATGTATTCGCTCATGTCGATGCGGATGAGGTTCTCCTCGCTGTCGAAGAGAGCTTCGGCGAGGGCTTTGGTC
This genomic interval from bacterium contains the following:
- a CDS encoding radical SAM protein is translated as MKSEFIPKWIAWESTQRCNLRCVHCRCSSDLEAAEGDFTTEEAFKLIDDICELSKPVMVLSGGEPLLRKDIFEIAKYGTGKGLRMCMATNGVLVTDEVCEKMKEADIKMVSLSLDGPSAEVHDNFRGSPGAFEGTVRAAGLFKKHGIKFLVNSSFTKRNQPYIADTFRLAKSLGATAWYMFMIVPTGRGEEIMNELISKEDYEELLTWHYEQEKHEDQILMRPTCAPHYYRIVPQMAKKEGVKFERRSLTFSTGGGKGCIAAQTICLIDCFGNVKPCSYFPMSAGNVKTEKFKDIWENSPLFKDLRNFKSYKGKCGECEFINVCGGCRARAYAVSGDYLAEEPFCDYVPVRMNREK
- the hemE gene encoding uroporphyrinogen decarboxylase, with translation MSRSDRFLKACRGEPVDTTPVWIMRQAGRYMKEYRDVREKYTFLEVCHIPEVACEVTLQPLDRLNVDAAILFSDIMIPLEGMGCKVDFNPGPVMEPIRTRADVDALRVCNPEEDVPFVLDAVKLIRKELGGKVPLIGFSGAPFTLAAYMVEGKGSREFANFKRMMFGAPDLFNDLMEKVSDTVIAYLNAQAKAGAQALQIFDTWGGILSPADYKKYVLPHSKRIIDSLDKSVPVINFVKGSGLMLDHVKEVGGDVIGLDWHIDIERAIKELGPDFAVQGNMDPSYMFAPVELAKKTAAEITEKGKKAKGHIFNLGHGIMPMADVETARAVVEAVHEAGAR
- a CDS encoding DegQ family serine endoprotease, which translates into the protein MKIKTLSTALAVAAAFFVTTVASAAPAPDSFADLAENLTPSVVNISTTKTEKFRMPSMPGGRLDPFREFFGDDFFKHFGGQGEENGSRKTQSLGSGFIWDESGYIITNNHVVEGADEVIVRLSEGKKFEAKVVGADPKTDVAVLKIDPGKYVLKPVKPGDSETVRVGDWVLAIGNPFGLGHSVTAGIISAKERIIGMGPYDSFLQTDADINFGNSGGPLFDIKGRVIGINAAKNTQGAGIGFAIPINMAKSVISQLKSSGKVTRAWLGVMIQDLTEEIADSLNLTEPAGALVSDVLDKGPAQKSGLERGDVILEFDGKPIKNSKQLPFMVASHAPGAVVEMTILRKGEKKKLTATLGEMEGEAAAAQEVGKQTIGMVVQEITPELREALNIDTKEGLVITDVEGGSAAQEAGLRRGDIIIEINQTAVSKMKQLQDEISEAKKSGKGSILLLVKRGENTLFVLVKLPKKDK
- the yacG gene encoding DNA gyrase inhibitor YacG, with translation MKAKCPACKKIVEWEGNSWRPFCSERCKMLDFGNWLNEKYRIDAVEDDEEVDTDILPDKGQQ